The following coding sequences lie in one Methylotuvimicrobium alcaliphilum 20Z genomic window:
- a CDS encoding MBL fold metallo-hydrolase gives MPNEPKLFDDTPQWVCLECGYNMIGEMPEVCPFCGARHDRFLSWVEAEKTYRVTARPVNEYVGQLLSVPKLGLEHAAYRIETDQGAVWIDAPSAFNRDLSPVRAILFTHHHFMGASNQYRKLWNAEVRMHDLDARHPLAASFDVDLRFTGDSIAYGIEAFHTGGHTPGFTFYIYRDVLFICDYVFLTDAGMRFNPFGPEQETLKRARRIFEVVETRKLETVCSYDSVMKFAEWLPRFEKLANSS, from the coding sequence ATGCCTAACGAACCCAAACTCTTCGACGACACGCCGCAATGGGTTTGCCTCGAATGCGGTTATAACATGATCGGCGAAATGCCCGAGGTTTGTCCGTTCTGCGGAGCCCGGCATGATCGCTTTTTATCATGGGTTGAGGCCGAAAAAACTTATCGCGTGACCGCACGACCGGTCAACGAATATGTCGGTCAACTACTTTCGGTGCCGAAATTGGGATTGGAACATGCGGCCTATCGAATCGAAACCGACCAAGGCGCGGTCTGGATCGACGCACCCTCGGCTTTCAACCGGGATTTGTCGCCGGTGCGCGCCATCTTGTTCACGCATCATCATTTCATGGGCGCGTCGAATCAATACCGAAAGCTCTGGAATGCCGAAGTGCGCATGCACGACTTGGACGCGCGGCATCCGTTGGCGGCCTCGTTCGATGTCGATCTGCGCTTTACCGGCGACTCTATCGCCTACGGCATCGAAGCCTTCCATACCGGCGGACACACGCCCGGATTCACTTTTTATATTTACCGTGACGTACTGTTCATCTGCGACTATGTCTTTTTGACAGATGCGGGGATGCGTTTCAATCCGTTCGGGCCCGAGCAGGAAACTCTAAAGCGCGCGCGCCGTATTTTTGAAGTCGTCGAAACCAGAAAGTTAGAAACGGTCTGCAGCTATGACTCTGTGATGAAGTTTGCCGAATGGTTACCTCGATTCGAAAAGCTTGCTAACAGTTCGTAA
- a CDS encoding GlcG/HbpS family heme-binding protein has product MHVSYEQAEKAIAAAIAEANKIGTQMCIAVVDSGADLKAFTRMNGAWVGSIDIALKKAKTACFFGMNTGQIGQLSQPGGPLYGIEHSNDGLITFPGGVPIVDEDGVLIGAIGVSGSSVENDHQVAKAGVDVIGLADLPSHPWRT; this is encoded by the coding sequence ATGCACGTAAGCTATGAACAAGCAGAGAAAGCGATTGCGGCAGCCATCGCAGAGGCCAACAAAATCGGCACGCAAATGTGTATCGCCGTGGTCGATTCAGGCGCCGATTTGAAAGCGTTCACCAGAATGAACGGCGCGTGGGTCGGCAGCATCGACATTGCCCTCAAAAAAGCCAAGACCGCCTGTTTCTTCGGCATGAACACCGGACAAATCGGTCAGCTATCGCAACCGGGCGGACCGCTTTACGGAATCGAACACTCCAACGACGGCTTAATCACCTTTCCCGGCGGCGTCCCGATTGTCGATGAAGATGGTGTTTTGATCGGCGCGATCGGCGTCAGCGGCAGTTCGGTGGAGAACGATCATCAAGTTGCCAAAGCCGGCGTCGATGTGATCGGCCTCGCCGATTTACCGTCGCATCCCTGGCGAACCTGA
- the fumC gene encoding class II fumarate hydratase: MTIGSSAGRIESDALGSIEVPADKYWGAQTQRSLHYFAIGDERLPRPLIRALGIVKRCAALSNIAQNKLDEKLGRAIVDAAQEVIDGALDEHFPLVIWQTGSGTQSNMNANEVIANRVNERLGGALGSKSPVHPNDHCNLSQSSNDVFPSAMHIAAVEQLQCLLIPSLQRLQKTLSDKSQAWADIIKIGRTHLQDATPLSLGQEFSGYATQVQLSIERLQDSLKRLYPLAQGGTAVGTGLNSSQGFAELFADEVAKFTGHPFTSAANKFEAMAAHDALVELSGVLNCSAVSLNKIANDIRLLSSGPRSGLGELILPANEPGSSIMPGKINPTQCEALTMVCTQVIGNHTTVTLAGAQGHLELNTFKPVMIYNVLQSIRLLGDAAHSFTEHCVAGIQPNAERIAELMEQSLMLVTALVPQIGYDKAAQIAKTAMQNGTTLREEAIAVGLVSAEQFDAIVRPERMIMPK, from the coding sequence ATGACAATCGGAAGTTCGGCCGGGCGAATTGAAAGCGACGCACTGGGCTCCATTGAAGTCCCCGCCGACAAATATTGGGGCGCTCAAACGCAGCGTTCCCTGCACTATTTCGCGATCGGCGACGAACGCCTACCTCGCCCGCTGATCCGCGCGCTCGGGATCGTCAAACGCTGTGCGGCCTTAAGCAATATCGCCCAAAACAAGCTCGATGAAAAACTCGGCCGCGCAATCGTCGATGCGGCGCAGGAAGTCATCGACGGCGCACTGGATGAACACTTTCCGCTGGTGATCTGGCAAACCGGCTCCGGCACGCAATCCAATATGAATGCCAACGAAGTGATCGCCAACCGGGTCAACGAACGCCTGGGCGGCGCGCTCGGTTCGAAATCGCCGGTTCACCCCAACGATCACTGCAACCTCAGCCAGTCTTCGAACGATGTGTTTCCAAGCGCGATGCATATCGCAGCGGTCGAACAACTCCAATGTCTACTGATCCCGTCATTGCAGCGCTTGCAAAAAACGCTGTCCGATAAATCTCAGGCATGGGCCGACATCATTAAGATCGGACGCACGCATCTGCAAGATGCGACGCCACTGTCATTGGGCCAGGAGTTTTCCGGTTACGCGACCCAAGTTCAACTCAGCATCGAACGGCTACAGGACAGTCTCAAACGCCTGTATCCTCTCGCGCAAGGCGGTACCGCAGTCGGAACGGGCTTGAATTCGAGCCAGGGTTTTGCCGAACTATTCGCCGACGAAGTCGCTAAATTCACCGGGCATCCTTTCACATCCGCCGCCAACAAATTCGAAGCGATGGCCGCGCACGACGCACTGGTGGAACTATCCGGCGTGTTGAACTGCAGCGCGGTCAGCCTTAATAAAATCGCTAACGACATTCGCCTCTTGAGTTCCGGTCCGCGCTCGGGACTCGGTGAACTGATTTTGCCGGCAAACGAACCCGGCTCATCGATCATGCCGGGCAAAATCAATCCGACCCAATGCGAGGCATTAACGATGGTTTGCACACAAGTCATCGGCAATCATACGACGGTGACCCTGGCCGGCGCGCAAGGTCATCTGGAACTCAATACCTTCAAGCCGGTGATGATTTATAACGTGTTGCAATCGATACGCCTTCTCGGCGACGCGGCGCATAGTTTTACCGAACATTGTGTGGCAGGCATACAACCGAATGCCGAGCGGATAGCGGAGTTAATGGAGCAATCGCTGATGCTGGTCACCGCTCTGGTTCCGCAGATCGGCTACGACAAGGCCGCACAAATTGCCAAAACGGCCATGCAAAACGGCACGACGCTTCGCGAAGAGGCCATTGCCGTCGGCCTGGTGAGCGCCGAACAGTTCGATGCGATCGTCCGGCCGGAACGGATGATCATGCCGAAATGA
- a CDS encoding ferritin-like domain-containing protein — MTNTEIDNDAVIKVLNNILEAELAGVVRYTHYALMVVGYNRIPIVSWMRGQANESLLHANEAGEMITHLDGHPSLGIGPLLETHRHDIGAILRESLDHEASALAEYHRLLELVDGRSVLLEEYARRMIAQEEIHVGEVRKMLSKPSE, encoded by the coding sequence ATGACAAACACCGAAATCGATAACGACGCCGTGATCAAAGTGCTGAATAACATTCTGGAAGCGGAACTGGCGGGCGTGGTTCGTTATACGCATTATGCCTTGATGGTTGTCGGCTACAATCGAATCCCCATCGTTTCCTGGATGCGCGGCCAAGCGAATGAATCGTTACTCCATGCCAACGAAGCCGGAGAAATGATTACCCATTTGGACGGTCATCCCTCTTTGGGAATCGGCCCGTTACTGGAAACGCATCGCCACGATATCGGCGCCATTCTCCGGGAATCGTTGGATCATGAAGCATCGGCACTGGCCGAATATCATCGTTTATTGGAGTTGGTCGACGGCCGTAGCGTTCTGCTCGAGGAATATGCGCGCCGAATGATCGCCCAGGAAGAAATTCATGTGGGCGAGGTGCGAAAAATGCTGAGTAAACCAAGCGAATAA
- a CDS encoding DNA/RNA non-specific endonuclease has product MARRRQKKHRFLLATFITFFRVGKKYPRISVLTLLPLIGGYSYEVMLARPDMAFQGVPQTQVWYQPLTWSRVFRNDGFMVGYSDIRGNPLWVIYQVTAIKDNATPHKRPQTFSTDWRSLTRISHQDYTRSGFDRGHMAPNYAISRLYGKQAQLDTFLMTNITPQKSNLNQKVWQRLEAVEVDYFTKLHRRVWVITGPVFSNPLNRLKSSWKVEIPDAFYKIYAAETSSGIKMLAFLVPQTVRGNEPLTDFIVSVDTIEELTGLDFFHELDDPLEDKLEAAINPKPWKLNSVARLPSRY; this is encoded by the coding sequence ATGGCAAGAAGAAGACAGAAAAAACATCGCTTTTTACTCGCTACATTCATCACGTTTTTTAGAGTTGGTAAAAAATATCCGCGCATTAGCGTACTGACCCTACTCCCTCTAATTGGCGGCTACAGTTATGAAGTCATGCTGGCTAGGCCCGACATGGCATTTCAAGGCGTCCCGCAAACTCAAGTCTGGTATCAGCCGCTGACCTGGTCGAGAGTATTTCGCAATGATGGATTCATGGTCGGATACTCAGACATTCGTGGCAATCCACTTTGGGTAATCTATCAAGTCACAGCGATTAAGGACAATGCGACGCCTCATAAACGGCCGCAAACATTCAGCACAGATTGGCGCAGCCTGACGCGTATCAGCCATCAAGACTATACCCGCAGCGGTTTCGACCGAGGCCATATGGCGCCTAACTATGCCATCAGCCGACTCTATGGCAAACAAGCGCAATTGGATACGTTTTTAATGACCAACATTACCCCTCAAAAATCGAATCTAAATCAAAAAGTGTGGCAGCGATTGGAAGCCGTTGAAGTCGACTACTTTACCAAATTGCATCGACGCGTCTGGGTAATAACCGGCCCCGTATTTTCGAATCCGCTGAATCGATTGAAGAGCAGCTGGAAAGTGGAAATACCGGATGCTTTTTATAAAATTTATGCCGCGGAAACAAGTTCCGGAATCAAAATGTTGGCGTTCCTGGTCCCGCAAACGGTGCGAGGCAATGAGCCTCTGACCGACTTTATCGTCTCCGTGGACACTATCGAAGAATTAACCGGCTTGGACTTTTTTCATGAGTTAGACGACCCATTGGAAGATAAGTTAGAGGCAGCCATTAATCCGAAACCCTGGAAATTAAATTCGGTCGCTCGTTTACCGTCACGCTATTAA
- a CDS encoding alpha/beta hydrolase, whose protein sequence is MRKIDELITKLSFGFSIPGLLLATLFFAFSLTPSLVPRSFLFQGVISGLSFTAGYALGVFGRWFWDYVELPLPGRDAIRIFRIVASGVCSIVAIAFLWQASQWQDDLRSMMGMMPEGAMPSYGIALMTLFVFGVLIQFARLFRRTFQFLSLRLARYISDHVAHAISILAAGMLFWSVIDGVVVSLFLRATNNSYQQLDALIQDDLERPDDPMKTGSEASLIAWSDLGRQGRNFMSSGPTAQALSDFFGEPVPEPVRIYVGLNAANTPEERAELALQELKRVNAFDCSVLLLVTPTGTGWIDPAALDTVEYLHRGDIATVTAQYSYLPSALSLITEGEYGAEMARALFEKVYVYWTNLPSDHRPKLYLHGLSLGALNSDRSFDVYDIIQDPFDGALWSGPPFRSETWRKVTQEREPGSPVWLPRFRDGAVVRFMNQYTGLNDDSTPWGPFRIAYLQYASDPITFFDSHAFFREPEWMQAPRGPDVSPHLRWYPVVTMLQLAADMAVGSTPPGFGHVFAAKHYIDAWLALTEPKGWSEEQLNRLRALFEGR, encoded by the coding sequence ATGCGCAAGATTGACGAATTGATTACCAAATTAAGCTTCGGCTTTTCCATACCCGGCTTATTGTTGGCGACACTTTTTTTCGCATTTTCGCTTACACCAAGTCTAGTGCCTCGTTCTTTTTTGTTTCAAGGGGTGATTTCCGGTTTGTCTTTTACGGCGGGATACGCGCTTGGTGTTTTCGGTCGATGGTTTTGGGATTATGTCGAGTTGCCGTTGCCTGGTCGCGATGCAATCAGAATTTTTAGGATCGTTGCATCGGGCGTCTGTTCGATCGTTGCAATCGCCTTTCTTTGGCAGGCTTCGCAATGGCAAGACGATTTGCGCTCCATGATGGGGATGATGCCGGAGGGTGCGATGCCTTCTTATGGTATTGCCTTGATGACCTTATTCGTTTTTGGCGTATTAATACAGTTTGCTCGATTGTTTCGGAGGACGTTTCAATTTTTGTCTCTAAGGCTAGCGCGCTACATATCCGATCATGTCGCGCATGCGATAAGCATACTGGCAGCTGGGATGTTGTTTTGGTCGGTTATCGATGGCGTGGTTGTTTCTTTGTTTTTACGCGCGACGAACAATTCTTATCAACAATTAGACGCGCTGATTCAGGATGATTTGGAGCGTCCCGACGATCCGATGAAGACCGGTAGCGAAGCCTCTTTGATCGCTTGGTCGGACTTGGGAAGGCAAGGGCGTAACTTTATGTCTTCAGGCCCGACAGCTCAAGCGTTGAGCGATTTTTTCGGTGAGCCGGTGCCTGAGCCCGTGCGCATCTATGTCGGGTTGAATGCGGCGAATACGCCGGAAGAAAGAGCCGAATTGGCTTTGCAAGAGCTGAAACGCGTCAATGCTTTCGACTGTTCGGTTTTGTTGTTGGTGACGCCCACGGGTACCGGTTGGATAGACCCGGCCGCACTGGATACCGTCGAATATTTACATCGAGGCGACATCGCGACGGTCACCGCGCAATATTCGTATTTGCCCAGCGCCTTGTCGTTGATAACCGAAGGGGAGTACGGTGCGGAAATGGCTAGAGCGCTGTTCGAAAAAGTTTATGTCTATTGGACGAACTTGCCTAGCGACCATCGACCGAAATTGTATTTACACGGACTGAGCTTGGGCGCGCTGAATTCCGATCGTTCTTTCGATGTGTACGACATCATTCAAGACCCATTCGACGGAGCATTATGGAGCGGTCCGCCATTTCGTAGCGAAACCTGGCGCAAAGTGACGCAAGAAAGGGAACCCGGCTCTCCGGTATGGCTCCCTCGTTTTCGCGATGGCGCGGTGGTTAGATTCATGAATCAATATACGGGATTAAATGACGATAGTACGCCGTGGGGACCTTTTAGAATCGCTTATCTGCAATATGCCAGCGACCCGATAACGTTTTTCGATAGCCATGCGTTCTTTCGTGAGCCGGAATGGATGCAAGCTCCCAGAGGGCCGGACGTCTCGCCGCATCTAAGGTGGTATCCGGTTGTCACGATGCTGCAATTGGCGGCCGACATGGCGGTCGGGTCTACTCCGCCGGGGTTCGGTCATGTTTTTGCCGCTAAACATTACATCGATGCATGGCTGGCCTTGACCGAACCTAAAGGTTGGAGCGAAGAGCAATTGAATCGTCTGCGGGCCTTGTTCGAAGGACGATAA
- a CDS encoding cysteine peptidase family C39 domain-containing protein: MSIYLRNDSDNIVHQVMAQQQASSCAVASIWMARNQTKQMTIDESEWALAWNMYHRVVQDADFIPEAPAPMSLDPSAHSNDQDTFGNMFSRMGTFMDQVAQALRNDGLKVTFKTRFSPGITVDAWRLSDTTPAIILLGWYNGARRNGGHFIVASRRTSRGRVVYLDPWEGQLRELGIGPQYLSTGRFEQVIYIST, from the coding sequence ATGAGCATATATTTGAGAAATGATAGCGATAACATTGTTCATCAGGTCATGGCGCAACAGCAAGCGAGTTCATGCGCCGTTGCCAGTATTTGGATGGCGCGAAATCAAACCAAACAGATGACGATCGATGAATCGGAATGGGCGTTGGCATGGAATATGTATCACCGAGTGGTTCAGGATGCGGATTTTATCCCGGAAGCGCCTGCACCTATGTCTTTAGATCCAAGCGCGCATAGCAACGACCAAGATACTTTTGGAAACATGTTTTCAAGAATGGGGACATTCATGGATCAAGTCGCCCAGGCGCTTAGAAATGATGGCCTGAAGGTGACCTTCAAAACTAGGTTTTCACCCGGAATAACTGTTGATGCTTGGCGGCTTTCGGATACTACTCCCGCGATTATTTTACTCGGTTGGTACAATGGAGCACGCCGAAATGGCGGTCATTTCATTGTCGCATCGCGCAGAACATCACGTGGTCGCGTCGTATATCTCGACCCTTGGGAAGGGCAATTGCGCGAATTAGGTATCGGTCCTCAATATCTGTCTACAGGCCGATTTGAGCAGGTTATTTATATTTCGACTTGA
- a CDS encoding 2-oxoacid:ferredoxin oxidoreductase subunit beta, whose amino-acid sequence MSSEPQVKIRTHAHKDYKSSYKPVWCAGCGDYGVLNALTKSLAALEIPTEQVALIAGIGCSSRLPAYTRAYGFHGVHGRALPVAAGLAISRPELTVIAVGGDGDGFSIGGNHFIHACRRNANFSYLVMDNAVYGMTKGQASPTTESDWTGSKLAPQGTHQPPFQPLEMALAAGAPFIARAFSNAPNELAQIISEAIKFPGFAFVQILSPCVTFRPEQLNWKKQVHEAFTPTADKREAYLRLLDDDGIGTGILYRAPRPCFQPDTAAPRGLAEIASDFEVPA is encoded by the coding sequence ATGAGCAGCGAACCTCAAGTCAAGATCCGTACCCACGCGCACAAGGACTACAAGTCGAGCTACAAGCCCGTGTGGTGCGCAGGCTGCGGTGATTACGGCGTGCTCAACGCGCTCACGAAGTCGCTCGCAGCACTGGAAATTCCCACTGAACAGGTTGCCCTGATTGCCGGCATCGGTTGCTCATCGCGGCTTCCGGCCTACACCCGGGCCTACGGTTTCCACGGCGTACACGGCCGTGCATTGCCGGTGGCCGCAGGGTTAGCCATAAGCCGGCCGGAGCTCACGGTCATCGCCGTAGGCGGCGACGGAGACGGTTTCTCGATCGGCGGCAACCACTTCATCCATGCCTGCCGGCGCAACGCCAATTTCAGTTACCTGGTGATGGACAACGCGGTCTACGGTATGACGAAGGGACAGGCTTCGCCGACCACTGAGAGTGACTGGACCGGTTCGAAACTGGCGCCACAAGGCACGCATCAACCCCCCTTCCAGCCGCTGGAAATGGCGCTGGCTGCGGGAGCGCCGTTCATCGCGAGGGCCTTCTCGAATGCCCCCAACGAACTGGCGCAGATCATCAGCGAGGCCATCAAGTTTCCCGGTTTCGCTTTTGTGCAGATATTGAGTCCGTGCGTTACTTTCCGTCCGGAGCAGCTCAACTGGAAGAAACAGGTACACGAGGCTTTTACGCCGACCGCCGACAAGCGCGAGGCCTACCTCAGGTTACTTGACGACGACGGCATCGGTACCGGGATTCTTTATCGTGCTCCACGGCCCTGCTTTCAGCCCGATACCGCCGCGCCTCGCGGCCTGGCGGAGATCGCGTCCGACTTCGAGGTACCCGCATGA
- a CDS encoding 2-oxoacid:acceptor oxidoreductase subunit alpha has product MNEAQEKPPVDSCSLTLLGSGGAGVMTAGQILLDVAAEAGYFGLMTRSTGPQIRGGEAAAVLRLGVTSIGCQDDRIDLLVALDWGKAEHFSDELVLDADSVVIADSAEGEPPVWVTDSGARHYAVRLSELAREHSGLRANIIAVGIVGALVGLDFDSMKNTIKRRLIGKENLFADVIQAGLQAGISAAESLQCACKLAPPQAQPRWLLTGNEAVGMGALRGGVRFCATYPITPSTEIQEWLAERLPEVGGCLVQAEDELASINMCIGASFGGVPAMTATSGPGFSLMVEALGLAVATETPLVVVDVMRGGPATGIPTKSEQADLAIAVYGAHGDAPRLVLAPNGIGDCMTTTQWAVYLAEALQCPAVVLSDQFLGQSRAAIMPPKDREWRAKRRRAPANIADFQRFRDCSDGISMMGIPGTPGSEYTATGLSHKPSARPSAMPADHRLQLDKRRRKLEQFDYGDDWADIEGDGSLGLLTWGSSTQAAREAVARVRADGLAVRLVSLRLIAPLDPVRLTTALDGIKRLLVVEQSHGAQFFQYLRASCELPPHTRSLAEPGPLLFRPGRIAAALRVLEMEEVK; this is encoded by the coding sequence ATGAACGAGGCACAAGAAAAACCGCCCGTGGACAGTTGCTCGTTGACTCTGCTCGGCAGCGGCGGTGCCGGCGTAATGACCGCCGGGCAGATTCTTCTGGATGTTGCTGCCGAGGCAGGTTATTTCGGCTTGATGACGCGTTCCACCGGTCCACAGATCCGGGGAGGCGAAGCCGCAGCGGTGCTTCGGCTCGGCGTGACGTCTATCGGCTGCCAGGATGATCGCATCGATCTCTTAGTCGCGCTGGACTGGGGCAAAGCCGAGCACTTTTCCGACGAACTGGTGCTGGATGCCGATAGCGTGGTTATTGCTGACTCTGCTGAAGGCGAGCCGCCCGTCTGGGTGACGGATTCGGGTGCTCGCCACTACGCGGTAAGGCTTAGCGAACTTGCGCGCGAACATTCCGGCTTACGCGCCAATATCATTGCCGTGGGCATCGTCGGGGCACTCGTCGGTCTCGATTTCGACAGCATGAAGAATACTATTAAACGCCGGCTAATCGGAAAAGAAAACCTGTTTGCCGATGTCATACAGGCTGGACTACAGGCGGGTATTTCCGCGGCCGAGTCGCTTCAATGTGCCTGCAAGCTCGCGCCGCCTCAAGCGCAACCGCGTTGGCTGTTGACCGGCAACGAAGCCGTCGGCATGGGGGCGCTGCGCGGCGGGGTGCGGTTCTGTGCTACCTATCCGATCACGCCCTCTACCGAGATTCAGGAGTGGTTGGCAGAACGGCTCCCCGAGGTAGGCGGCTGCCTGGTGCAGGCCGAAGACGAACTCGCCTCGATAAACATGTGCATTGGCGCCTCGTTTGGCGGGGTGCCGGCCATGACTGCCACTTCGGGCCCCGGTTTTTCCCTGATGGTCGAAGCGCTTGGGCTTGCGGTGGCGACCGAGACGCCACTGGTTGTGGTTGATGTTATGCGTGGCGGGCCGGCTACTGGCATTCCCACCAAGTCCGAGCAGGCTGATCTCGCCATTGCCGTTTATGGCGCCCACGGCGATGCGCCTCGGTTGGTGTTGGCGCCCAACGGCATTGGCGACTGCATGACGACCACCCAGTGGGCCGTATATCTGGCCGAGGCGTTGCAATGTCCGGCAGTGGTGTTAAGCGACCAGTTTCTGGGCCAGTCACGCGCTGCCATTATGCCGCCGAAAGATCGCGAGTGGCGCGCCAAGCGGCGCAGGGCGCCGGCGAACATCGCGGATTTTCAACGTTTCAGGGATTGCAGCGACGGCATCTCGATGATGGGCATTCCCGGCACGCCGGGCAGCGAATACACAGCCACGGGGTTAAGCCACAAGCCGTCGGCGCGTCCCTCGGCCATGCCCGCCGACCATCGCCTACAGTTGGACAAGCGCCGCCGCAAGCTCGAGCAATTCGATTACGGTGATGACTGGGCCGATATCGAGGGCGATGGATCTCTTGGGTTACTGACCTGGGGTTCCTCCACCCAAGCGGCTCGCGAGGCCGTTGCGCGGGTTCGTGCCGATGGATTGGCGGTACGCCTCGTGTCGCTAAGGCTTATCGCACCGCTTGATCCTGTGCGACTAACTACAGCTTTAGACGGGATCAAGCGACTGTTGGTGGTCGAACAAAGCCACGGAGCTCAGTTCTTTCAGTATCTGCGGGCCAGCTGCGAGCTGCCGCCGCACACTCGTAGCCTTGCCGAGCCCGGCCCCCTGCTGTTCCGGCCGGGTCGGATCGCCGCCGCGCTTCGCGTACTAGAAATGGAGGAGGTCAAATGA
- a CDS encoding type II toxin-antitoxin system PemK/MazF family toxin: protein MIKRFEVWLVDLNPTKEREINKKRPCVVISPNEVSALSTFLMAPMTTKGFEFPCRVPCKLKGKSGLILLDKIRAVDKSRLVTKLGAVSAKTQKELCSCLKEMFEY, encoded by the coding sequence ATGATAAAGCGATTTGAAGTTTGGCTCGTTGACCTCAATCCCACAAAAGAAAGAGAGATCAATAAAAAACGCCCTTGCGTTGTCATTTCTCCCAATGAAGTGTCGGCTCTGTCTACGTTTCTTATGGCTCCAATGACGACTAAGGGTTTTGAGTTTCCTTGTCGTGTTCCATGTAAGTTAAAAGGAAAAAGCGGTCTGATCCTGCTGGATAAAATTAGGGCAGTTGATAAATCAAGGCTTGTTACAAAACTTGGGGCGGTGAGCGCAAAGACACAAAAAGAACTGTGTTCGTGCTTAAAAGAAATGTTCGAGTATTAG
- a CDS encoding AbrB/MazE/SpoVT family DNA-binding domain-containing protein — protein sequence MTQLVRIGNSQGIRIPKPLIEQAHLEVKELKLQLVNGGPLIIPENGVREGWKEAIEQTISAQGQESLDDEWLDFPLDSDDGLDW from the coding sequence ATGACTCAGCTAGTACGAATAGGGAATTCGCAAGGCATAAGAATACCTAAGCCTTTGATTGAACAGGCTCATTTGGAAGTAAAAGAGCTTAAATTACAATTGGTTAACGGTGGTCCCCTCATAATTCCGGAGAATGGAGTTAGAGAAGGATGGAAAGAAGCTATAGAACAAACAATTTCGGCTCAGGGGCAAGAGTCGCTAGATGATGAATGGTTGGATTTCCCTCTCGACTCGGATGATGGGCTTGACTGGTAA
- a CDS encoding Txe/YoeB family addiction module toxin, whose translation MTFTAWKLVYTKQAQRNAKKLASSGLKLKAQKLVELIAKDPYRKPPPFEKLIGDLTGAYSRRINIQHRLVYQVLEDERVVKVLRLWSHYE comes from the coding sequence GTGACATTTACCGCATGGAAGTTGGTTTACACCAAGCAAGCTCAGAGGAATGCAAAGAAGTTGGCCTCCAGCGGCCTGAAGCTAAAAGCACAGAAATTGGTGGAGCTGATAGCAAAAGATCCGTATCGTAAGCCGCCTCCGTTTGAGAAGCTCATCGGCGATCTTACGGGAGCCTATTCCCGCCGGATCAATATTCAGCATCGCCTAGTGTACCAAGTACTTGAAGATGAACGAGTAGTTAAAGTTCTTCGGCTCTGGAGCCACTACGAATAA
- a CDS encoding type II toxin-antitoxin system Phd/YefM family antitoxin, which yields MTGITATEARSNLYRLIDETAESHQPIVITGKRNKAVLVSEEDWSAIQETLYLLSVPGMRESIRKGMDTPVDECNEELDW from the coding sequence ATGACCGGAATAACTGCAACTGAGGCGCGCAGCAACCTTTATCGGTTGATTGATGAAACCGCCGAATCTCACCAACCAATCGTCATCACGGGTAAACGGAATAAAGCTGTTCTGGTTTCCGAAGAAGATTGGTCTGCAATTCAGGAAACGCTTTACCTGCTATCCGTACCAGGCATGCGTGAGTCTATTCGGAAGGGTATGGATACTCCTGTGGATGAATGCAATGAAGAGCTCGACTGGTGA